From Brassica oleracea var. oleracea cultivar TO1000 unplaced genomic scaffold, BOL UnpScaffold00285, whole genome shotgun sequence, the proteins below share one genomic window:
- the LOC106319567 gene encoding uncharacterized protein LOC106319567 has product MGAETNLSERRRLVLEPRKVDSGASETPLAGAKTSKASPFGAVRPREDVLAEKGLDWKKLDSEIEAKKGSSQTSRPSSARSNRSESSGLSNVVKPRLKVNPFGDAKPREVLLEEQGKDWRKMDMELEHRRVDRPKTEEEKMLKEEIEELRKKLDKESIAPEIKQSDQESGSNNNHHDLPETLRGKEKYLEILTRELDDKVRFRQRPVERQRRFIFRKNTFPGWISG; this is encoded by the exons atGGGGGCTGAGA CCAACTTATCAGAACGTCGTCGTTTGGTTTTGGAGCCACGGAAAGTTGACTCAGGAGCGAGTGAAACTCCACTTGCTGGTGCGAAAACGAGTAAGGCGAGCCCTTTTGGGGCAGTTAGGCCAAGGGAGGATGTTTTGGCGGAGAAAGGTTTGGACTGGAAGAAGCTTGATTCGGAGATTGAGGCTAAGAAAGGAAGTTCTCAAACGAGCAGACCTTCAAGTGCTCGGTCTAATAGGTCTGAGAGTTCAGGATTGAGTAATGTGGTGAAACCTAGGCTAAAGGTGAATCCTTTTGGGGACGCGAAGCCTAGAGAAGTGTTGCTTGAGGAACAAGGGAAGGATTGGCGCAAGATGGATATGGAACTTGAACATCGCAGAGTTGACAG GCCTaaaacagaagaagagaagatgttAAAGGAAGAGATTGAAGAGCTAAGGAAAAAACTCGACAAGGAATCCATTGCTCCAGAGATTAAACAATCTGATCAAGAATCCGGGAGTAATAACAATCACCATGACTTACCGGAAACTCTACGCGGCAAAGAGAAATATCTGGAAATACTAACCCGTGAGTTGGACGACAAAGTCAGGTTCAGGCAGAGACCAGTTGAAAGGCAGAGGCGTTTCATATTCAGAAAGAACACATTCCCGGGCTGGATCAGTGGATGA
- the LOC106319566 gene encoding uncharacterized protein LOC106319566, producing the protein MPPKQDSSADRMTAIEGQLGGLASIIEDMRAEMKANNLRALENEKRVEERHRQSLIGVTIAAVTNLENPRSVKEGAVEAQRSLEEGRQPQEKGLQMRSEKGILTLPENAVPLRAAEISKTPFTAGSSGYSVLQKSSPPQKKLELPDFDGKNPDDWIFRVDKCFSVNQTEEEEKLTQAMASMVGCAVTWLRMIQDRDELLDWRDFKMKLRRRFKPSRGGTILSQMLRLRQTGTISEYREQFEELSAEVPHVPNDVLEEIFLHGMKRSLREQVVRLRPMGMDEIVDTAKIIEEQENDRHAYHSRPFQRTNSAPALNSNQRSSSVSPSKPGETTPARRSLDAQRDGKGGDQRRAVHNPCRQCGERYFAGHRCKTFQKYKCLEVEEESEGDEEAEDELGEEQETNNKQELQVLSLQSMVGLTTKRAMRIRGNVGGEEVVVLIDSGASCSFIATRLVEKLGLPVVPTTEFGVAIGDGRVITGKGKRVDLKLVVQGIEIQGEFLLFELGDTDMVLGYTWLASLGETRINWGLHILRFQVDNEWVTLASDPSLVRAQVSLKSMEKLCGSEGGVYLLELQELFENVGEQERLVKPSHNIQRLIRQFKEVFNMPTGLPPKRSREHAITLHERTSPINIRPYQYSHLQKNEIEKLVREMLQAGIIKPSISPFSSPVLLVKKKDGGLRFYVDYRAVNKSTIPDRYPIPVIEELLDELEGAAIFSKLDLKSGYHQIRVKAGDVGKTAFKTHEGHYEFLVMPFGLTNAPATFQSVMNDIFKPYLRKFVLVFFDDILVYSRDEKEHQEHLKIVLQVLKAHRFYYEREEMCFRAEKDRIFGSRDHQRWGFSRSGKGRSNEEVATAEERNSLEGVLGAYWLLQEVRFKLWEDSSTYD; encoded by the coding sequence ATGCCACCAAAGCAAGATTCTAGCGCAGATCGGATGACTGCGATTGAGGGTCAGCTTGGCGGACTCGCGAGCATCATCGAGGATATGCGAGCGGAGATGAAAGCGAACAACCTTCGAGCCCTGGAGAATGAGAAACGCGTGGAGGAGAGACACCGTCAATCCCTCATCGGTGTTACGATCGCTGCGGTAACGAACCTGGAAAACCCTAGATCTGTTAAGGAAGGTGCAGTGGAGGCACAACGTTCGTTAGAAGAAGGTCGTCAACCACAGGAGAAAGGTCTGCAGATGCGAAGCGAGAAGGGAATCCTAACCCTTCCGGAGAACGCGGTTCCGTTAAGAGCAGCAGAGATTTCCAAGACACCGTTCACCGCAGGGTCTTCTGGTTACTCAGTGTTGCAGAAGAGTTCACCACCTCAGAAGAAGCTTGAGTTACCCGATTTTGATGGGAAAAACCCTGATGATTGGATTTTTAGGGTGGATAAGTGCTTCTCAGTGAACCAAacggaagaagaggagaaactTACTCAAGCAATGGCGAGTATGGTGGGGTGTGCGGTGACATGGTTGAGGATGATTCAGGATCGGGATGAGCTATTGGATTGGAgggattttaaaatgaaactaagAAGGAGGTTCAAACCCTCCCGAGGAGGAACCATTCTTAGTCAAATGCTGCGACTACGTCAGACGGGAACCATATCTGAATACCGTGAGCAGTTTGAAGAGTTATCTGCAGAAGTTCCACACGTTCCTAACGATGTGTTGGAAGAGATTTTCTTACATGGTATGAAGAGAAGCTTGAGGGAGCAAGTTGTGAGGTTGAGGCCAATGGGTATGGATGAGATAGTGGATACAGCGAAGATCATTGAGGAGCAAGAAAATGATCGCCATGCGTATCACTCTCGACCATTCCAGCGAACTAACTCAGCCCCAGCGCTTAACTCCAACCAGAGAAGCTCGAGTGTATCTCCATCTAAGCCGGGGGAAACCACTCCTGCAAGGAGGTCATTGGATGCACAACGAGATGGTAAAGGAGGGGACCAGAGAAGGGCAGTGCATAACCCGTGTAGGCAATGTGGAGAGCGGTACTTTGCAGGACACAGATGCAAAACATTTCAAAAGTATAAATGTTTGGAGGTTGAAGAGGAGTCAGAAGGAGACGAGGAAGCTGAGGATGAACTAGGAGAGGAACAGGAAACCAACAATAAGCAAGAGCTACAGGTTCTCTCTCTACAATCCATGGTTGGCCTCACAACAAAGAGAGCCATGAGGATTAGAGGAAACGTTGGAGGAGAGGAGGTAGTAGTTCTGATTGATTCTGGAGCCTCTTGCAGTTTCATCGCCACTAGGTTGGTAGAGAAGCTCGGCCTACCTGTAGTGCCTACCACGGAGTTTGGCGTGGCCATTGGAGATGGTCGAGTTATCACTGGAAAAGGGAAGCGTGTAGATCTCAAGTTGGTCGTTCAGGGAATTGAGATACAAGGTGAATTTTTGCTGTTTGAGTTGGGAGATACAGACATGGTGCTGGGCTATACGTGGTTGGCATCGCTGGGAGAAACAAGAATAAACTGGGGTCTGCATATCTTACGGTTCCAAGTTGACAATGAGTGGGTAACGCTGGCCAGTGACCCTTCACTCGTGCGGGCTCAGGTGTCACTCAAGTCCATGGAGAAGTTGTGTGGAAGTGAAGGAGGTGTTTACTTGTTGGAATTGCAGGAGCTGTTTGAGAATGTCGGCGAGCAGGAGCGGTTGGTAAAGCCGAGTCATAACATTCAAAGGCTGATCCGACAATTCAAGGAGGTGTTCAACATGCCTACAGGGCTGCCGCCCAAGAGGTCAAGGGAGCATGCCATTACGTTGCACGAAAGAACATCACCTATTAACATAAGACCTTACCAATATTCTCATCTTCAGAAGAACGAGATCGAGAAACTGGTACGGGAGATGTTACAAGCCGGGATTATAAAGCCTAGTATCAGTCCCTTCTCGAGCCCGGTATTGTTagtcaagaagaaggatggtGGTCTACGTTTCTACGTCGACTACAGGGCGGTGAATAAGAGTACCATACCGGATCGTTACCCCATTCCAGTGATTGAAGAGTTGCTCGATGAGTTGGAAGGAGCAGcaattttctctaaactcgATCTCAAATCCGGTTACCATCAGATAAGAGTTAAGGCTGGTGACGTAGGGAAGACGGCTTTTAAGACGCACGAGGGCCATTACGAGTTTCTAGTGATGCCTTTTGGGCTCACTAATGCCCCCGCGACGTTTCAGTCTGTGATGAATGACATCTTCAAGCCGTACTTGAGAAAGTTCGTGTTAGTCTTTTTCGACGACATACTGGTGTATAGTAGAGATGAGAAGGAGCACCAGGAGCACTTGAAGATAGTGTTACAAGTGTTGAAGGCTCACCGTTTTTATTACGAACGAGAAGAAATGTGCTTTCGGGCAGAGAAGGATCGCATATTTGGGTCACGTGATCACCAAAGATGGGGTTTCAGCAGATCCGGAAAAGGTCGAAGCAATGAAGAAGTGGCCACCGCCGAAGAACGTAACAGCCTTGAGGGGGTTCTTGGGGCTTACTGGCTATTACAGGAAGTTCGTTTTAAGTTATGGGAGGATAGCTCGACCTATGACTGA